The nucleotide window ATACGGTTGAGGGCCTCTTTCGGGAGGTCCGACAGCAGGTCCCAGCCGAGCTCGATCGTCTCGTCGATCGTCCGGTTGGTGTCGTACCCCTGTTGGACGAACTCCGTCTCGAAGCGGTCTGCGAAGTCGAGATACTTGTTGTCCAGTTCAGACAGCGCCTCGCGACCGACAATGTTCACGAGGTCACGCAGGTCCTCACCCTCCGCGTAGGCGGCGCACATCTGGTCGGAGACGTCGGCGTGGTCGCCGCGAGTCAGACCCTCGCCGATCCCGTCGTCCATCAGCCGCGAGAGGCTTGGCAGGACGTTGATCGGCGGCTCGATACCCTGACTGTTGAGGTCCCGATCCATCACGATCTGGCCCTCGGTAATGTAGCCAGTCAGGTCCGGAATCGGGTGGGTGTCGTCGTCGCCGGGCATCGTGAGAATCGGAATCTGCGTGACCGATCCTTCCTTGCCCTCGATTCGACCGGCACGCTCGTAGAGCTGTGCCAGGTCAGTGTACATGTAACCGGGGTATCCACGTCGACCCGGAACCTCCTCACGTGCGGCACCGATCTCACGAAGCGCTTCACAGTAGTTCGTGATGTCGGTGAGGATGACGAGCACGTGGTAGTCCTTCTCGAAGGCCAAGTACTCGGCCGTGGTGAGCGCGAGTCGCGGCGTGACCGTCCGCTCGACTGCGGGGTCGTCCGCGAGGTTCATGAAGACGACCGATCGCTCGAGTGCGCCCGTGCGCTCGAAGTCGTCCATGAACTCGTTCGCCTCTTCCTGGGTAATGCCCATCGCACCGAAGATGACTGCGAACTCGGAGCCGTCCTCGTCGTCGCCTTCCTCTTCTTCCGGCACGGTCGCCTGACGGGCGATCTGGAGTGCGAGTTCGTTGTGGGGCAGTCCGGAGCCGGAGAAAATCGGCAGCTTCTGACCACGGACCAGGGTGTTCATCCCGTCGATCCCGGAGACACCGGTTTGGATGAACTCCTCTGGGTACTCTCGGGAGAAGGGGTTGATCGCTTCGCCGACGATGTCTTCACGGGACTCGGGGACGATCTCCGGACCGCCGTCGATCGGCTGTCCGGACCCGTCCAGCACCCGACCGAGGAGGTCCTCGGTGACGGGCATCTTCATCGTCTCGCCCAGGAACCGAACGGACGCGTTGCGGTCGATACCGCCGGTCCCTTCGAACACCTGGATCGAGACGAGTCCCTCGCTCGATTCCAGCACCTGACCGCGCAGGGTCTCGCCCTGTGGCGTTTCGATTTCGACGA belongs to Natronorubrum aibiense and includes:
- a CDS encoding V-type ATP synthase subunit B, whose amino-acid sequence is MKEYQTITEISGPLVFAEVDEPVGYDEIVEIETPQGETLRGQVLESSEGLVSIQVFEGTGGIDRNASVRFLGETMKMPVTEDLLGRVLDGSGQPIDGGPEIVPESREDIVGEAINPFSREYPEEFIQTGVSGIDGMNTLVRGQKLPIFSGSGLPHNELALQIARQATVPEEEEGDDEDGSEFAVIFGAMGITQEEANEFMDDFERTGALERSVVFMNLADDPAVERTVTPRLALTTAEYLAFEKDYHVLVILTDITNYCEALREIGAAREEVPGRRGYPGYMYTDLAQLYERAGRIEGKEGSVTQIPILTMPGDDDTHPIPDLTGYITEGQIVMDRDLNSQGIEPPINVLPSLSRLMDDGIGEGLTRGDHADVSDQMCAAYAEGEDLRDLVNIVGREALSELDNKYLDFADRFETEFVQQGYDTNRTIDETIELGWDLLSDLPKEALNRIDEELIEEHYREDETAEAVQAD